In the Deltaproteobacteria bacterium genome, one interval contains:
- a CDS encoding heavy-metal-associated domain-containing protein, whose protein sequence is MEQVCARDPGACQGFRVAHGPRRRTRRGRRAAERGRVLAHLRVRGGARSGAPPAELIACALVAAKRRERPSGAARALAALPAAIALVRLASPAGGLAAAESIPAASSAGTVAIPIEGMTCASCAAQVKKALRALDGVSDVEVSLEHRIARVRYTADKVKPEDLVGAIDRLGYKAGPPTLADDAP, encoded by the coding sequence ATGGAACAGGTCTGCGCGCGGGACCCCGGCGCGTGTCAAGGGTTTCGGGTCGCCCACGGTCCTCGTCGACGGACGCGACGCGGCAGGCGCGCAGCCGAGCGAGGCCGCGTGCTGGCGCATCTACGAGTTCGCGGGGGGGCGAGGAGCGGTGCTCCGCCGGCCGAGCTGATCGCCTGCGCCTTGGTGGCGGCCAAGCGGCGCGAGCGGCCGAGCGGGGCGGCTCGGGCGCTGGCCGCACTCCCAGCGGCCATCGCGCTCGTGCGTCTGGCGAGCCCCGCCGGCGGGTTGGCAGCTGCTGAATCCATACCTGCGGCTTCTTCCGCCGGTACCGTCGCGATCCCCATCGAGGGCATGACCTGCGCATCATGCGCGGCGCAGGTGAAGAAGGCTCTGCGGGCCCTCGACGGTGTAAGCGACGTTGAGGTCAGCCTGGAGCATCGTATCGCTCGCGTTCGCTATACCGCGGACAAGGTCAAGCCCGAAGACTTGGTCGGCGCCATCGACCGCCTCGGCTACAAGGCGGGGCCACCGACCCTTGCGGACGACGCACCATGA
- a CDS encoding TetR/AcrR family transcriptional regulator produces MKRRSNSRDLILDATEALALDAGASRVTLDAVAERAGVSKGGLLYNFPSKGALLEGLIARLCERFDQAKEAARASSGGGRAAGLKAYVATALATEGSNNTAAGALLAAIANDPKLLRPVREHHRRYVEELAASELPFAQAAVVWLATEGLWLYELLKLSPLVSSQRRQVVKELLRLADGAAGSGGRSAANRGSPPARTRPPSRRHADRGAR; encoded by the coding sequence ATGAAACGACGCTCCAATTCTCGCGATCTCATTCTCGACGCCACGGAGGCGCTGGCGCTCGACGCGGGCGCGAGCCGCGTCACGCTAGATGCCGTCGCCGAACGCGCAGGCGTCAGCAAAGGTGGCCTGCTCTATAACTTCCCCAGCAAGGGAGCGCTGCTCGAAGGCCTGATTGCGCGACTGTGCGAGCGCTTCGATCAGGCCAAGGAGGCTGCGAGAGCGAGCTCGGGTGGTGGACGAGCGGCGGGCCTCAAGGCGTACGTTGCAACGGCGCTCGCGACCGAGGGCAGCAACAACACCGCCGCCGGAGCCCTGCTCGCGGCGATCGCCAACGACCCCAAGCTGCTCAGGCCCGTGCGTGAACATCACCGGCGCTACGTCGAAGAATTGGCAGCCTCTGAGCTCCCGTTCGCACAGGCGGCAGTGGTCTGGCTGGCAACCGAAGGCCTATGGCTCTATGAGCTGCTGAAGCTCTCGCCGCTCGTCTCGTCCCAACGGAGGCAGGTTGTCAAGGAGCTGCTGCGACTCGCCGACGGAGCTGCAGGCTCGGGCGGCCGGTCAGCGGCGAATCGGGGCTCACCGCCCGCCCGAACGCGCCCCCCTTCACGGCGCCACGCGGATCGCGGCGCTCGGTGA
- a CDS encoding MerR family transcriptional regulator, translating to MEGLRTGELAIQGGVNLETIRYYERRGLLPKPPRTSAGYRAFDAEAVRRLRFIKQAQALGFSLKEVRELLALRLNPRTSCADVRRRAEAKIADIEEKLRGLRAMKKVLVRITAVCAGRGPVSECPILESLEERGR from the coding sequence ATGGAAGGTCTCAGGACCGGCGAGTTGGCGATCCAAGGCGGCGTGAACCTGGAGACCATCCGGTACTACGAGCGCCGGGGCCTGCTCCCGAAGCCGCCGCGTACATCCGCCGGCTATCGCGCGTTCGATGCTGAGGCCGTGCGTCGGCTGCGTTTCATAAAGCAAGCGCAGGCGCTCGGGTTCTCGTTGAAGGAGGTCCGGGAGCTGCTCGCGCTGCGGCTGAATCCACGCACGTCGTGCGCCGATGTGCGCCGCCGCGCGGAGGCGAAGATCGCGGACATCGAGGAGAAACTTCGTGGCCTGCGCGCCATGAAGAAGGTCCTCGTGCGTATCACGGCAGTGTGTGCGGGTCGCGGGCCGGTGAGCGAGTGCCCGATCCTGGAGAGCTTGGAGGAGCGCGGCCGGTGA